Proteins encoded together in one Impatiens glandulifera chromosome 1, dImpGla2.1, whole genome shotgun sequence window:
- the LOC124921953 gene encoding AP-1 complex subunit mu-2-like, translated as MAGAASTLFLLDIKGRVLVWRDYRGDFSVVQAERFLTKLIEKENCNAASLLLFLHRVVDFCGLFGHVFKHFLKSWRKNY; from the exons ATGGCGGGAGCCGCCTCAACCCTCTTCCTTCTCGATATCAAAGGTAGAGTTCTCGTTTGGCGCGACTACCGTGGAGACTTCTCTGTTGTTCAAGCCGAACGCTTCCTCACCAAGCTAATCGAGAAAGAG AACTGCAACGCTGCAAGCCTTCTCCTCTTTCTTCATCGTGTAGTTGAT TTTTGTGGTTTATTTGGACATGTTTTTAAGCATTTTTTGAAGAGCTGGAGGAAGAATTACTGA